From a single Centropristis striata isolate RG_2023a ecotype Rhode Island chromosome 14, C.striata_1.0, whole genome shotgun sequence genomic region:
- the LOC131985302 gene encoding G-protein coupled receptor 20 has protein sequence MESLLINNSFSSTTKPLLPLLTSDPTNCSAWDQRWGAPYLHRLAHLDVQLYQDFYAVWVSLMVCNCLMLVVGVVLNSLALYVFCGASTHSSASVVYTMNLAVADLLVALSLPARIALYHSGGSCVACSYVHTFSYFVNMYCSILFLTSICIDRYLAVVHASGTLHRCRTTGTARCVSATVWFIAVVVTYSFQTTALEFSSSCVLIPALFYLTILEFLLPLLAVVGFTLRVACFLSASQGLMPQQSRARRARAVRLLATVLVVFTICFTPFHVRQVLVYFRVKVGEEGPNQGTGHVLAYHITVTLSSLNSCLDPVVYCFVTDSFKRVWRTRRRGAREDGEAGHTSGGDGERHSVNKCPGTALAIAHSVATLTFTSSPLSAVTMEQSI, from the exons ttgacctctgaccctacTAACTGCAGTGCTTGGGACCAGCGGTGGGGGGCACCCTACCTGCATAGGTTAGCCCACCTAGATGTACAGCTGTACCAAGACTTCTATGCTGTGTGGGTCTCTCTCATG GTGTGTAACTGTCTGATGCTGGTGGTCGGTGTAGTCCTCAACAGTCTGGCTCTCTACGTCTTCTGTGGGGCCTCCACCCATTCCTCAGCCTCTGTGGTTTACACCATGAACCTTGCTGTGGCTGACCTGCTGGTGGCGCTGTCATTGCCCGCTCGCATTGCTCTATACCACAGTGGAGGGAGCTGTGTGGCCTGCTCCTACGTTCACACCTTCAGCTACTTTGTCAACATGTACTGCAGTATACTGTTTCTGACCAG TATCTGTATAGATCGGTACCTCGCTGTTGTCCATGCGTCCGGTACTCTCCATCGATGCAGGACCACAGGAACAGCCAGGTGTGTCAGCGCCACAGTTTGGTTCATTGCTGTTGTGGTCACCTACTCTTTCCAG ACTACTGCGTTGGAGTTCAGCTCCTCCTGCGTGCTCATCCCTGCCCTCTTCTACCTTACCATCCTGGAGTTCctcctccccctgctggccgtggTGGGCTTCACTCTGCGCGTCGCATGTTTTCTCTCCGCCAGCCAAGGCCTGATGCCCCAGCAGAGCAGGGCGAGGAGGGCGCGCGCTGTTAGGCTGCTAGCCACTGTCTTGGTGGTCTTCACCATCTGCTTCACGCCATTCCACGTCCGGCAGGTGCTGGTTTACTTCCGGGTCAAAGTCGGAGAGGAGGGGCCTAACCAAGGGACGGGGCATGTACTTGCCTATCACATCACAGTTACCTTAAGCAGCCTGAACAGCTGCCTGGATCCAGTGGTTTACTGCTTTGTCACGGACAGCTTCAAGAGAGTGtggaggacaaggaggagggGAGCGAGGGAGGACGGGGAGGCGGGACACACAAGTGGGGGCGACGGGGAGAGGCACTCGGTGAATAAATGTCCAGGTACGGCACTGGCGATAGCTCATAGTGTGGCCACACTCACCTTCACCAGCTCTCCCCTCTCTGCTGTCACCATGGAACAGTCCATTTAA